A section of the Paenibacillus yonginensis genome encodes:
- the pstB gene encoding phosphate ABC transporter ATP-binding protein PstB, which produces MKPIIHINELNLYYGSFHALKNVSMDIPEKEITAFIGPSGCGKSTLLRTLNRMNDMIPGTRIEGKVEVGGNDIYGAQVEVESLRRNVGMVFQQPNPFPKSIYDNVAYGPKLHGVRSRPELDAIVERSLRQAALWDEVKDYLKRSALRLSGGQQQRLCIARALAVQPDVLLMDEATSALDPISTLKIEELVQELKDSYTIVMVTHNMHQAARISGRTVFFLNGEVVEANETQQLFSNPRDSRTEDYISGRFG; this is translated from the coding sequence ATGAAACCTATTATTCACATCAACGAGTTGAACTTATATTACGGTTCTTTTCATGCGCTGAAGAACGTATCTATGGATATTCCGGAGAAAGAGATTACCGCTTTTATTGGCCCTTCCGGCTGCGGGAAATCCACGCTGCTTCGTACGCTGAACCGGATGAATGATATGATTCCAGGAACCCGAATAGAAGGCAAGGTAGAGGTGGGAGGAAACGATATTTACGGCGCCCAGGTTGAAGTGGAGTCGTTGAGACGAAACGTCGGCATGGTGTTTCAGCAGCCGAATCCTTTTCCAAAAAGCATATATGATAACGTTGCATATGGCCCAAAACTGCACGGAGTCCGCAGCCGTCCCGAACTGGATGCTATAGTCGAGAGAAGTCTTCGGCAAGCTGCATTGTGGGATGAAGTTAAGGATTATCTGAAACGTTCGGCGCTTCGGTTGTCCGGCGGTCAACAGCAGCGTCTTTGTATTGCCAGAGCCCTTGCCGTACAGCCTGATGTTCTGTTGATGGACGAAGCGACTTCCGCACTCGATCCGATTTCGACCTTAAAGATTGAAGAGCTGGTTCAGGAGCTCAAAGACAGCTACACTATCGTCATGGTTACCCATAATATGCATCAGGCTGCCCGTATTTCCGGGCGTACGGTATTTTTCCTCAATGGAGAAGTTGTGGAGGCGAATGAGACCCAGCAGTTGTTCTCGAACCCTCGGGATTCCCGGACCGAAGATTATATCTCCGGCCGTTTTGGATAA
- the phoU gene encoding phosphate signaling complex protein PhoU: MIQRKEFDLHLEGLRQQLREMGEHVKAALQNAVSSLQNLNLEQAQEVVAKDAELNRMEEQVMELGSKLIVTQQPVAKDLRKIIVAFKISSDLERMGDLAVDIAKVTLRLEDQKLIKPLVDIPKMAGLVEKMVEDSLNSYLDENTDLAYKMAQDDDEVDHLYSQVLRDLYEMINKDSEQIHQALLLTLVGRYVERIGDHATNIGESTVYLVTGKRPDLNQ; the protein is encoded by the coding sequence ATGATACAGAGAAAAGAGTTTGATTTGCATTTGGAAGGTCTGCGGCAGCAGCTCCGCGAAATGGGCGAACATGTGAAGGCCGCCCTTCAAAATGCCGTCTCTTCCCTGCAGAACCTCAACCTTGAGCAAGCCCAGGAGGTTGTGGCCAAAGATGCCGAGCTGAACCGCATGGAAGAACAGGTTATGGAGCTGGGCTCCAAGCTGATCGTTACGCAGCAGCCGGTGGCCAAGGATTTGCGTAAAATTATCGTAGCGTTCAAAATCTCCAGCGACTTGGAGCGAATGGGTGATCTGGCCGTGGATATCGCCAAAGTTACGCTTCGCCTTGAGGACCAGAAGCTGATCAAACCGCTTGTTGACATCCCAAAGATGGCCGGACTCGTTGAGAAGATGGTAGAGGATTCACTGAACTCTTATCTCGATGAGAACACGGATTTGGCTTATAAAATGGCGCAGGATGACGACGAGGTCGATCACTTGTACAGCCAAGTTCTCCGCGATCTGTATGAAATGATTAATAAAGATTCGGAGCAGATTCATCAGGCGCTGCTGCTTACGCTGGTGGGCCGGTATGTTGAGCGGATCGGTGACCATGCTACTAATATTGGAGAAAGCACGGTTTACCTCGTTACCGGCAAACGTCCGGATTTGAACCAATAA
- the tnpA gene encoding IS200/IS605 family transposase yields the protein MANKNFSLAHTKWMCKYHIVFTPKYRRKEIYNQVRRDLIEIMKRLCKYKGVEILEGHMMPDHVHMLVAIPPKIWVSSFMGYLKGKSALMIFEKHANLKYKYGNRKFWAEGYYVSTVGLNEATVAKYIREQEAHDQAVDKLSVKEYEDPFSSNKSKKK from the coding sequence ATGGCAAATAAAAACTTTAGTTTAGCGCACACAAAGTGGATGTGTAAGTATCACATTGTGTTCACCCCGAAGTATAGACGTAAAGAGATCTACAATCAAGTGAGACGAGATCTAATTGAAATCATGAAGCGTCTATGTAAATACAAGGGAGTCGAGATATTAGAAGGACATATGATGCCGGATCATGTGCACATGCTGGTGGCGATTCCACCGAAAATATGGGTGTCTTCCTTTATGGGCTATTTAAAAGGGAAAAGCGCACTCATGATCTTTGAGAAGCATGCCAATTTGAAGTATAAGTATGGGAATCGTAAATTCTGGGCGGAAGGCTACTACGTAAGTACAGTGGGGCTAAATGAAGCCACCGTCGCCAAATACATTCGAGAGCAAGAGGCACATGACCAGGCAGTGGATAAGCTGAGTGTAAAAGAGTATGAAGATCCATTCAGCAGCAACAAGAGCAAGAAAAAGTAA